A region from the Agrococcus sp. SL85 genome encodes:
- a CDS encoding SGNH/GDSL hydrolase family protein, whose protein sequence is MAGVRKRLGILRGPKGTKGDGIRNPRISGDNLVVDSVIEGASTPLNVGSVRGPQGLPGANAVPTAEAIRDNILLPGVARTALEAEFTTRRVGDAGRKQADLFGRFLRKLAYNEPVRIACMGDSTTGGYDIVSADKVTAPRTASNGAVDNFTKSPKPWPSVLQDRLNDAYQSAVTVVNRGFSGDQVTHAWDHWNASAGADLTTLCFGINDNNYNGSVQAFIEGYERLILRELNDYGSAVVILTPIKQLETAGGKPGIDVYRHAVMQLAEKYSIPVIDTKQFFAGYDSRTHSDALHLNTFGNNVMGSRLAAAFIGYGPHSPFSVMHGSKLAARPYLDNLQIGRNAVVQFGGTATPADGGDGTGGVRARIGGSQTLGVVTYSFYTETADLVAIPQYIANPGAAIEILLDYNIEQGDNVNDQLIGLTPSLTDRAVSRIQKTSGGTAITQAGHATGVDVIRIANPGWHTLRFWGGASGSTATALVLGVEFVDHNTLRMMQQLGI, encoded by the coding sequence ATGGCTGGAGTTCGCAAGCGCCTCGGCATCCTCCGCGGCCCCAAGGGCACCAAGGGCGACGGCATCCGCAACCCGCGCATCAGCGGCGACAACCTCGTCGTCGACAGCGTCATCGAGGGCGCCTCGACGCCCCTCAACGTCGGCTCCGTCCGCGGCCCCCAGGGCCTCCCGGGCGCCAACGCCGTCCCCACGGCCGAGGCCATCCGCGACAACATCCTCCTCCCTGGCGTCGCCCGCACCGCCCTCGAGGCGGAGTTCACGACCCGCCGCGTCGGCGACGCAGGCCGCAAGCAGGCCGACCTGTTCGGACGCTTCCTGCGGAAGCTCGCCTACAACGAGCCCGTGCGCATCGCCTGCATGGGCGACTCGACGACCGGCGGCTACGACATCGTCTCCGCCGACAAGGTCACCGCGCCCCGCACCGCCTCCAACGGCGCCGTCGACAACTTCACGAAGTCCCCGAAGCCATGGCCGTCGGTCCTGCAGGACCGCCTCAACGACGCCTACCAGTCCGCCGTGACCGTCGTGAACCGAGGCTTCTCCGGCGACCAGGTCACCCACGCCTGGGACCACTGGAACGCCTCGGCCGGCGCAGACCTGACGACGCTCTGCTTCGGCATCAACGACAACAACTACAACGGCAGCGTGCAGGCCTTCATCGAGGGCTACGAGCGGCTCATCCTCCGCGAGCTCAACGACTACGGCTCGGCGGTCGTGATCCTCACCCCGATCAAGCAGCTCGAGACCGCGGGCGGCAAGCCCGGTATCGACGTGTACCGGCACGCGGTCATGCAGCTGGCCGAGAAGTACAGCATCCCCGTCATCGACACCAAGCAGTTCTTCGCCGGCTACGACTCGCGCACGCACTCCGACGCGCTCCACCTCAACACGTTCGGCAACAACGTCATGGGGTCGCGCCTCGCCGCCGCGTTCATCGGCTACGGGCCGCACTCGCCGTTCTCGGTGATGCACGGCAGCAAGCTCGCCGCGCGCCCCTACCTCGACAACCTGCAGATCGGCCGCAACGCGGTCGTCCAGTTCGGCGGGACCGCCACGCCCGCGGACGGCGGCGACGGCACCGGCGGGGTCCGCGCCAGGATCGGCGGCTCGCAGACCCTCGGCGTCGTCACCTACTCCTTCTACACGGAGACGGCCGACCTCGTCGCGATCCCGCAGTACATCGCGAACCCGGGCGCCGCCATCGAGATCCTGCTCGACTACAACATCGAGCAGGGCGACAACGTCAACGACCAGCTCATCGGCCTGACGCCGTCGCTCACGGACCGCGCCGTCTCGCGCATCCAGAAGACCTCCGGCGGCACCGCCATCACGCAGGCAGGGCACGCCACCGGCGTCGACGTCATCCGCATCGCTAACCCCGGATGGCACACGCTGCGCTTCTGGGGCGGCGCGTCGGGGTCGACCGCGACCGCGCTGGTCCTCGGCGTCGAGTTCGTCGACCACAACACGCTCCGCATGATGCAGCAGCTCGGCATCTGA
- a CDS encoding flavin reductase family protein: MAEAPNPWDLVLGQIGKLEEKVDRVGERVVPRDEFERYKTHQEKAHAERAAAVKEVASDLAAHKEKLAERDRADTAREQDERARWRLFWAGAILSPVVAGVLAWLISGGMAR, encoded by the coding sequence ATGGCGGAAGCCCCGAACCCCTGGGATCTCGTCCTCGGGCAGATCGGCAAGCTCGAGGAGAAGGTCGACCGCGTCGGCGAGCGCGTCGTGCCGCGCGACGAGTTCGAGCGGTACAAGACGCACCAGGAGAAGGCGCACGCCGAGCGCGCGGCCGCCGTCAAGGAGGTCGCGTCCGACCTCGCGGCGCACAAGGAGAAGCTCGCCGAGCGCGACCGCGCGGACACCGCGCGCGAGCAGGACGAGCGGGCACGGTGGCGGCTGTTCTGGGCGGGGGCGATCCTCTCGCCCGTCGTCGCCGGCGTGCTCGCGTGGCTGATCAGCGGAGGGATGGCCCGATGA
- a CDS encoding N-acetylmuramoyl-L-alanine amidase: MTVSALAVGRLPLAKTASGHDRFYRRTGKPQGVILHHAATTSDSALAGAFVSPRRELSANYAMLRNGDLMAVLHEEYRAFTSASPKADSWGITIEVVNSSGAPGWHISERSFDMLARWLADLSQRWGFPLNRHTVIGHREVLARFGQGYATACPGGIWPRMDELIALANRYRSGASGQPAPAKPPTPAKPSTPAPAKPKGAALLEGHGVGDSVNVSRWYAYSNAALTSGKRLVSGTYRIIGVTYRHRGGEPVLHVQDPHGRKTWMHYSAIDGVIKGAPAKPAPKPAPKPAGKSVAQMAAEVLAGKHGNGHANRQRSLAVNAATYAKVRAEVNRRV, encoded by the coding sequence GTGACCGTCTCCGCGCTCGCCGTCGGCCGCCTGCCGCTCGCCAAGACGGCCTCCGGTCACGACCGCTTCTACCGGCGCACCGGCAAGCCGCAGGGCGTCATCCTGCACCACGCCGCGACCACGTCCGACAGCGCACTCGCCGGCGCGTTCGTCTCGCCGAGGCGAGAGCTGTCCGCCAACTACGCGATGCTCCGCAACGGCGACCTCATGGCCGTGCTGCACGAGGAGTACCGCGCCTTCACGTCCGCTTCGCCGAAGGCCGACAGCTGGGGCATCACCATCGAGGTCGTCAACAGCAGCGGCGCCCCCGGCTGGCACATCAGCGAGCGGTCCTTCGACATGCTCGCCCGCTGGCTCGCCGACCTCTCCCAGCGGTGGGGGTTCCCCCTCAACCGGCACACGGTCATCGGCCACCGCGAGGTCCTCGCCCGCTTCGGGCAGGGCTACGCCACCGCCTGCCCCGGTGGAATCTGGCCCCGCATGGACGAGCTCATCGCGCTCGCCAACCGCTACCGCTCGGGCGCGTCCGGCCAGCCCGCTCCTGCCAAGCCGCCGACGCCCGCCAAGCCGTCGACACCCGCCCCGGCGAAGCCGAAGGGCGCCGCCCTCCTCGAGGGGCACGGCGTCGGCGACTCCGTCAACGTCTCGCGCTGGTACGCCTACAGCAACGCCGCCCTCACCAGCGGCAAGCGGCTGGTCAGCGGCACCTACCGCATCATCGGCGTCACCTACCGGCACCGCGGCGGCGAGCCCGTCCTGCACGTCCAGGACCCCCACGGCCGCAAGACGTGGATGCACTACTCCGCCATCGACGGCGTCATCAAGGGGGCGCCCGCGAAGCCCGCTCCGAAGCCCGCTCCCAAGCCGGCAGGCAAGAGCGTCGCGCAGATGGCCGCCGAGGTCCTCGCGGGCAAGCACGGCAACGGCCACGCGAACCGGCAGCGGTCGCTCGCCGTCAACGCCGCCACCTACGCGAAGGTGCGCGCCGAGGTCAACCGGCGCGTCTGA